A region of Anopheles merus strain MAF chromosome 2R, AmerM5.1, whole genome shotgun sequence DNA encodes the following proteins:
- the LOC121590367 gene encoding uncharacterized protein K02A2.6-like, whose amino-acid sequence MNPADATMDLPTEEEQRRASLGRSGFFNPAVMQQPGTSRPHVPSVHEVASHHQLSPNGHLYPPSQLGPASAQPVSAPSQFVQPPSQTGSAVVDNAVLLQTLNMMQQQMAQQQQLISKIMAQQISQPVVTPNFNPEQATEALANSIMEFRFDPEAGITFRTWFSRYEELFNEDACRLSDAAKVRLLLRKLGAAEHDRYLSFILPLRSSEFSFKETIAKLAVLFDVQESLISKRYKCLQLTRKPEEDLLTYACRVDKSCVEFELSKLDEEQLKCLLFVCGLREERDVEVRTRLLAKIEDREQITLQQLSEDCSRIAALKRDSAMIQENERQVLALHNKNHTNIFNKHTKAKNSSFQHRQFPKRNNVQRYDKQRPPARNTHPSRPCWLCGDRHWVQYCGYKSHKCQDCGQIGHREGHCNTANQKGKFRQSPSVETRIVTVNACAVAVNRKYVNVLINGKNARLQLDTGSDITIINRSLWQSLGKPPLNACEIRAKTVSGASLPLDGEFEGIVTVGEKTKAATIRVACVNLLLLGADIIDAFDLGSLPMNAYCGAVSTATPIAKQLETKFPSVFRGSGLCTKARIKVQVKENTQPTFCPKRPVAYAMQEAVNKELDRLEQLGVITPVDYSEWAAPIVVVRKANGTIRICGDYSTGLNSALRAHEYPLPLPEDIFAKLAGCKYFSTIDLSDAFLQVEVEEKYRSFLVINTHRGLYTYNRLPPGIKIAPAAFQQIIDTMLAGLNGVCGYMDDVIVGGKTEVEHDANLYKLLQRIESYGFTIRAEKCSFKTYQILYLGHIIDHQGIKPNPEKIAAILNLPAPTDLSGVRSFLGAINYYGKFVPNMRELRYPLDMLLKKDGRFEWTFECEKAFKKFKEILSSNLLLTHYDPRAKIVVSADASSIGVGATISHVFSDGSVKVIQHASRALTKAETGYSQIDREGLAIVYAVTKFHKMLFGRHFILQTDHRPLLRIFGSKKGIPIYTANRLQRFALTLQLYDFEMEYIQSDKFGNADVLSRLIQNHAKPEPEYVIASLSLEEDLEAVVINAISSFPLTFRDVEIKTQSDPVLRQVYTNIKKGWPTNVSYGSELARYHDRRESLSAVNNCILFGERVVIPKLLQKQCLSQIHHGHPGIQRMKALARSYIYWPSMDRDITEWVNSCHACQAAAKSPPSTDKTSWPKSSAPWQRLHIDYAGPLKGEWYLILVDSFSKWPEIVQTSNTSSASTIAILRSIFARFGMPMTLVSDNGTQFSSIEFERFCKKSGIIHVRTAPYHPQSNGQAERFVDTFKRAMTKIEVDGYTVRESLDIFLQTYRSTPNACLEGSKSPAEIMLGRRPRIPLDLLTPLQNPPQISPTVEEREFCPNQNVYAKHYSQNGWRWITGTVLKRQGRVMYLVRAADGKIIRRHIHQLRRRTQEESSTVVQPCLPLDVLLEAWNLDRVLNPPAPAPSPPEDLPLSSSISDHQTVPVFPPAASTQTFGKTTTARPRRLYQVQEPRRSSRNRRLPSRFDVYRTF is encoded by the coding sequence ATGAACCCCGCTGATGCAACGATGGATTTACCGACGGAGGAGGAGCAGCGACGTGCATCCTTAGGCCGGTCTGGATTTTTCAACCCGGCGGTGATGCAACAACCCGGAACATCGCGGCCGCACGTTCCCTCCGTGCACGAAGTAGCGTCCCATCATCAGTTGTCTCCAAACGGACACCTCTATCCGCCATCGCAATTGGGACCCGCATCAGCGCAGCCGGTATCAGCGCCATCGCAATTTGTGCAACCGCCATCGCAAACGGGCTCAGCTGTAGTGGATAACGCCGTACTCCTGCAAACGCTAAATATGATGCAGCAACAAATggcccagcaacagcagcttaTTAGTAAAATAATGGCCCAGCAAATAAGCCAGCCCGTAGTTACGCCAAATTTCAATCCGGAGCAAGCAACGGAAGCATTAGCAAATTCAATTATGGAATTTCGGTTCGATCCTGAAGCTGGCATCACCTTCAGAACATGGTTTTCCCGGTACGAGGAGCTGTTCAACGAGGATGCTTGTCGGCTGAGTGATGCAGCAAAAGTGCGACTGCTTTTAAGGAAGCTAGGTGCAGCCGAGCATGATCGGTATTTGTCGTTTATCCTGCCCCTACGTTCAAGTGAATTTTCATTCAAGGAAACGATCGCAAAGCTCGCTGTGCTGTTCGACGTACAGGAATCCTTGATAAGCAAAAGGTACAAGTGTTTGCAGCTTACAAGGAAACCTGAAGAGGATCTGCTTACCTACGCATGTCGTGTAGATAAATCATGCGTAGAGTTcgagctcagcaagctcgacGAGGAGCAGCTAAAGTGCCTCTTATTCGTTTGTGGATTAAGAGAAGAACGAGACGTCGAAGTGCGAACCAGATTGTTGGCGAAAATCGAGGATCGAGAGCAGATTACGTTGCAGCAACTGTCAGAGGATTGTAGTCGCATTGCCGCACTAAAAAGAGACAGCGCAATGATTCAAGAAAATGAACGGCAAGTACTCGCATTgcataacaaaaatcatacaaacatATTTAACAAACATACTAAAGCTAAAAATTCGAGTTTTCAGCACCGGCAATTCCCCAAAAGAAATAATGTCCAAAGATATGATAAGCAGCGTCCTCCCGCACGGAACACCCATCCCAGTCGACCATGCTGGCTTTGTGGCGACAGACATTGGGTGCAATATTGTGGCTATAAATCGCACAAGTGCCAAGATTGCGGACAAATAGGACATCGGGAAGGCCACTGCAATACCGCgaaccaaaaaggaaaatttcgTCAGAGCCCATCGGTGGAGACACGTATCGTCACGGTAAATGCATGTGCCGTCGCGGTAAACCGTAAGTACGTTAACGTACTAATAAATGGGAAAAATGCCAGGTTACAACTCGATACGGGGTCCGATATTACGATCATAAATAGATCTCTGTGGCAAAGCTTAGGCAAACCTCCTCTAAATGCATGCGAGATACGAGCAAAAACAGTTTCAGGGGCCAGCCTTCCCTTAGACGGGGAATTCGAAGGAATTGTTACGgttggagagaaaacaaaagcagctACCATCCGCGTAGCTTGCGTAAATCTCTTATTATTGGGTGCAGATATCATCGACGCATTTGATCTCGGATCGTTACCGATGAATGCATATTGTGGAGCTGTTTCGACAGCTACACCAATTGCAAAACAATTAGAAACCAAGTTTCCCAGTGTTTTTAGGGGATCAGGTTTATGCACCAAGGCACGTATAAAAGTGCAAGTAAAAGAGAACACCCAACCAACTTTTTGTCCAAAGCGCCCAGTCGCTTATGCTATGCAAGAAGCTGTGAATAAGGAACTCGACAGATTAGAGCAACTTGGAGTTATTACACCGGTAGACTATTCGGAATGGGCGGCTCCTATAGTGGTTGTTAGAAAGGCAAATGGAACTATAAGAATATGTGGAGACTACTCCACCGGCCTAAATTCAGCATTACGGGCGCATGAATACCCTTTACCATTACCCGAAGACATTTTTGCCAAACTTGCCGGTTGCAAGTATTTTAGCACAATCGATCTATCGGATGCATTTCTTCAGGTggaagtggaagaaaaatacAGATCGTTTTTGGTAATAAATACACACCGTGGTTTGTACACATACAACCGATTACCACCAGGTATAAAGATTGCACCAGCCGCATTCCAGCAAATTATTGATACCATGCTAGCTGGATTGAATGGAGTGTGTGGTTATATGGATGATGTGATAGTAGGGGGTAAAACTGAGGTTGAACATGATGCTAATCTATACAAACTATTGCAACGGATCGAAAGCTACGGGTTTACAATACGCGCCGAGAAATGTTCTTTTAAAACGTACCAAATTCTATACCTAGGCCACATAATTGATCATCAAGGAATTAAACCAAATCCAGAGAAGATAGCGGCAATTCTCAACTTACCAGCACCAACCGATTTAAGTGGCGTAAGATCATTCTTAGGTGCCATTAATTACTATGGCAAGTTTGTGCCCAACATGCGCGAGTTAAGGTATCCTTTAGACATGCTCTTAAAAAAGGACGGAAGATTCGAGTGGACCTTTGAGTGtgaaaaagcttttaaaaagtttaaagAAATTTTATCATCAAATTTGCTTCTCACACATTACGATCCCCGAGCCAAAATTGTTGTTTCTGCAGACGCCTCTTCTATAGGGGTCGGAGCAACCATTAGCCATGTTTTCTCTGATGGATCCGTTAAAGTAATACAGCACGCATCTAGAGCGCTAACCAAAGCAGAAACAGGCTACAGCCAAATCGATAGAGAGGGATTGGCCATAGTATACGCTGTaaccaaatttcataaaatgctGTTTGGGAGACactttattttacaaacagACCATAGACCACTGCTTAGAATATTTGGTTCAAAAAAGGGGATTCCGATCTATACAGCAAATCGTCTTCAAAGATTCGCGCTGACGCTACAGctttatgattttgaaatGGAATACATACAATCAGACAAGTTTGGAAATGCGGATGTCCTGTCTCGTCTTATACAAAATCATGCAAAGCCAGAGCCAGAATATGTGATCGCGAGCCTAAGCCTAGAAGAAGACTTGGAGGCAGTAGTTATCAACGCGATTAGTTCATTCCCCCTCACGTTCAGAGACGTTGAGATAAAAACCCAGAGCGATCCCGTACTACGACAGGTTtacacaaatataaaaaaaggctGGCCAACAAACGTATCGTATGGATCAGAGCTTGCACGTTACCATGATAGAAGAGAGTCCTTGTCGGCAGTAAACAACTGTATCTTATTTGGAGAGAGGGTAGTGATCCCCAAACTGctacaaaaacaatgtttgagTCAGATCCATCATGGTCATCCGGGGATTCAAAGGATGAAGGCCTTAGCTAGAAGCTACATTTACTGGCCATCTATGGATCGTGATATTACTGAATGGGTTAATTCGTGTCATGCCTGCCAGGCAGCCGCCAAATCACCTCCAAGCACCGATAAAACCAGCTGGCCAAAATCTTCAGCTCCTTGGCAACGCCTTCATATCGATTATGCTGGTCCATTAAAGGGAGAGTGGTATCTTATATTAGTGGATTCTTTTTCAAAATGGCCTGAAATAGTTCAAACTAGCAACACGTCATCAGCGTCTACAATTGCTATTCTTCGTAGTATTTTCGCACGTTTTGGTATGCCGATGACGCTAGTGTCTGATAATGGGACACAATTCTCCAGTATTGaatttgaacgattttgtaaGAAAAGCGGTATTATACACGTTAGAACGGCGCCTTACCATCCACAATCAAACGGCCAGGCAGAGCGATTTGTGGACACTTTTAAGCGAGCTATGACGAAAATCGAAGTTGATGGGTACACGGTTCGGGAGAGTTTGGACATATTCTTACAAACTTACAGGTCTACCCCAAACGCTTGTCTGGAAGGATCAAAGTCTCCCGCAGAGATCATGTTGGGTAGACGCCCAAGAATACCGCTGGATTTATTAACACCATTACAAAACCCACCACAGATAAGCCCTACTGTAGAAGAAAGAGAATTTTGCCCTAATCAAAACGTTTATGCTAAACATTATTCCCAGAATGGATGGAGATGGATAACCGGTACGGTTCTGAAGCGACAAGGTAGAGTCATGTACCTGGTCAGGGCGGCCGATGGAAAGATCATTCGACGGCATATTCATCAGCTACGTCGGCGGACGCAAGAAGAATCTTCAACAGTAGTTCAGCCTTGCTTACCTCTAGATGTTTTGCTTGAAGCTTGGAATTTGGATCGCGTACTAAATCCACCTGCACCTGCACCGTCACCACCAGAAGACTTACCGTTATCTTCAAGCATCAGCGACCACCAAACGGTACCGGTGTTTCCTCCTGCTGCATCCACACAAACAtttggaaaaacaacaactgcaCGTCCCAGAAGGCTGTATCAGGTACAGGAACCACGACGCTCTTCTCGAAATAGAAGATTGCCCAGTCGGTTCGATGTGTACCGTACATTTTAA